A part of Myxococcales bacterium genomic DNA contains:
- a CDS encoding sulfatase-like hydrolase/transferase, producing the protein MLKSSLGLLIICLWAQFLEAKKNIVVILSDEESITPHGWEEVIDTWAQEELPARQMLKKRGKEFKNAYANATACVPARGVFYTGQDPEITELKNTNGMAKQLGDPRMTELAPKSVPTVGHWLQEAGYDEEKLSYFGKFHLADRDLYDEKGKLLQTLSPKFKEIPENIQAYRDAKVLKDFGFPNEWFGPEPHGPDIENDGFHRDPIYVREFQTFINQQASLREDGDERPFVSFVNLVNPHDIVLMWKYLLDRKLHIDQNAPIPPVCRETDVLDLSFEASVHKDYQYTYKKMYCWIWAINSIYKGEENINKLRQFYYGLLKKSDEHLMSIINILKEANFYDDTIIIFSSDHGDYLGRRGGQQQKWHGLFEEIVHVPLFISGPGIKPGIVKQFVGHVDVLPTILGLLNIDANETLQKLENNFTKALPLLGRDLSGILFDDEQEDFSRVVYSRTEDDISHGKNNYALTWYNLLPRWMLPLVPFGTFKPIQGSRFVESIRFYERGKRWSFMRYWDPDGKNPDEYRLYNLDDDGFEVNNLLQNFDSINLLESKIRDHERFVTFVRYKTKLKRWREFYRHI; encoded by the coding sequence ATGCTCAAATCCTCTTTAGGACTCTTGATTATCTGCCTGTGGGCACAGTTTTTGGAAGCCAAAAAAAATATTGTTGTAATCCTTTCAGATGAAGAATCTATAACTCCTCATGGTTGGGAAGAGGTTATCGATACATGGGCTCAAGAGGAATTGCCTGCGCGACAAATGCTTAAAAAAAGAGGTAAGGAATTTAAAAATGCTTATGCCAACGCAACAGCCTGTGTGCCAGCTCGCGGAGTGTTTTATACCGGCCAAGATCCTGAAATAACAGAACTTAAAAACACCAATGGCATGGCTAAGCAGCTAGGTGATCCTCGCATGACAGAACTTGCCCCAAAGAGCGTTCCTACAGTTGGACACTGGCTTCAGGAAGCCGGCTATGACGAAGAAAAACTGAGCTATTTTGGTAAGTTTCACCTTGCAGATAGAGACTTATATGATGAAAAAGGAAAATTACTACAAACCTTAAGCCCCAAATTTAAAGAAATACCTGAAAATATCCAAGCTTACCGTGACGCAAAGGTTTTAAAAGATTTTGGTTTTCCTAATGAGTGGTTTGGACCAGAACCGCACGGACCCGATATAGAAAACGATGGTTTTCATCGTGATCCGATCTATGTACGCGAATTCCAAACATTTATTAATCAACAAGCTAGCTTAAGAGAAGATGGGGATGAAAGACCATTTGTTAGTTTTGTTAACTTGGTAAACCCCCACGATATTGTTTTGATGTGGAAATATTTGCTTGATCGTAAGTTGCACATAGATCAGAATGCTCCCATTCCCCCTGTTTGCCGCGAAACAGATGTTCTGGATCTTTCTTTTGAAGCATCGGTGCATAAAGATTACCAATACACTTACAAAAAAATGTATTGCTGGATATGGGCCATCAATTCCATTTATAAGGGCGAAGAAAATATCAATAAGCTCAGACAGTTTTATTATGGCCTTTTAAAGAAATCTGATGAGCATCTCATGAGTATTATCAATATTCTTAAGGAAGCGAATTTTTATGACGACACCATCATAATTTTCAGCTCCGATCACGGTGATTACCTTGGCCGTAGAGGCGGACAACAACAAAAATGGCATGGATTGTTCGAAGAAATTGTCCATGTCCCGCTTTTCATTTCGGGCCCTGGTATCAAGCCTGGGATAGTGAAACAGTTCGTAGGGCATGTGGATGTATTGCCTACAATTCTTGGACTCTTAAATATCGATGCAAATGAAACACTGCAAAAATTAGAAAATAATTTCACCAAAGCCCTCCCCCTTCTAGGTAGAGACCTGTCAGGTATTTTATTTGATGATGAACAGGAGGATTTTTCACGCGTTGTCTACTCTCGCACAGAAGATGACATATCTCATGGGAAAAATAACTATGCTTTAACGTGGTATAATCTTCTCCCTCGTTGGATGCTGCCTTTAGTACCCTTTGGAACATTTAAACCCATTCAAGGAAGCAGGTTCGTTGAATCAATTAGATTTTATGAGCGAGGAAAACGATGGTCATTTATGCGCTATTGGGATCCAGACGGAAAAAATCCTGATGAATATCGACTGTACAACCTGGATGATGACGGCTTTGAAGTAAACAATTTACTTCAAAATTTTGACAGCATTAACTTGCTTGAATCCAAAATAAGAGACCATGAGAGGTTTGTAACTTTTGTTCGATATAAAACTAAGTTGAAACGCTGGCGAGAATTTTATCGGCATATCTAA
- a CDS encoding leucine--tRNA ligase yields the protein MRYQPKLIENKWQKEWENNSLFITPRDLDELKKKPKYFALDMFPYPSGAGLHVGHPEGYTATDVVARYKRMKGFNVLHAMGWDAFGLPAERAAMRDGIHPAVITKRNIDNFRAQIKRLGFFYDWSREISTTDETYYKWTQWIFLKLYHKGLAYLADVNVNWCPALKTVLANEEVKDGKYVETGDLVERRLMRQWMLKITAYAEQLLTDLDDVDWPESVKEMQRNWIGKSEGAEISFTVDNSSDSLKVFTTRPDTIFGVTFIALAPEHSLAKTLLDEKQKEAGLKYIDDAQKKDDAERTNANKSKSGVFTGSYAVHPLSKKKLPIYIADYVLANYGSGAVMGVPSDDERDQEFALQYAIEIIQVIEQDRMINSDFLDGLTPQTAGKKAIEALEEGGYGTKKVSYKLRDWLFSRQRYWGEPFPIAYDSNMQPFALREDELPVTLPQIDEYRPTDDGRPPLARADDSWRTISLPNGEKAQREVNTMPQWAGSCWYYLRYIDPQNDRAPFDKDLENYWMPVDLYIGGVEHAVLHLLYARFWHKVLFDCGLVHTKEPFQKLFNQGMILAQSYQDENGKYYHPSEVEEKNGAFYTKESGLLLKTQIEKMSKSRSNVVNPDDVIQQYGADSMRLYELFMGPLEQVKPWQMNGVEGVHRFLHRVWRLAVNEESNELSSVLHFGEESPELLSELHKTIQKVEQDIEELRFNTAIAQMMTFVNVATASEKIACSTLIQFLHLLSPFAPHICDEIFSRLGQKGFLLASSWPVFNKDLLIEDAIKLVAQVNGKVRNILPISKGLSKEEVEKLVLNDSEVQRFIDGKEIVKIVVVPDRLVNVVVK from the coding sequence GTGCGTTATCAACCAAAACTTATCGAAAATAAATGGCAAAAAGAATGGGAAAATAATTCTCTTTTTATCACCCCACGTGATCTGGACGAATTGAAGAAAAAACCAAAATATTTTGCTCTTGATATGTTTCCTTACCCTTCAGGAGCAGGGCTACATGTAGGACATCCTGAAGGCTATACGGCAACTGATGTGGTTGCACGTTATAAGCGCATGAAAGGTTTTAATGTTTTACATGCGATGGGGTGGGATGCTTTTGGCTTGCCTGCAGAACGTGCTGCTATGAGAGACGGTATCCATCCTGCTGTTATTACCAAACGCAATATTGATAATTTCAGAGCTCAAATCAAACGGCTGGGATTTTTTTATGATTGGTCGAGAGAAATTAGCACGACTGATGAAACTTACTATAAATGGACTCAGTGGATTTTTTTGAAGCTCTATCACAAAGGACTCGCTTACTTGGCAGATGTCAATGTTAATTGGTGCCCAGCGCTTAAAACAGTTTTGGCCAACGAAGAAGTTAAAGATGGCAAATATGTTGAGACAGGTGATCTGGTTGAAAGACGCTTAATGCGTCAATGGATGCTTAAGATTACTGCCTATGCAGAACAATTGCTCACTGATCTCGACGATGTTGATTGGCCCGAGAGCGTAAAAGAAATGCAGCGCAATTGGATTGGCAAATCAGAAGGTGCTGAAATTTCTTTTACTGTCGATAATTCAAGCGACTCATTAAAAGTTTTCACTACCAGACCAGATACAATTTTTGGCGTGACTTTTATTGCGCTTGCTCCTGAACATTCCTTAGCCAAAACTTTGCTCGATGAAAAACAAAAAGAAGCAGGGCTTAAATACATTGATGATGCTCAAAAGAAAGATGATGCAGAACGCACCAACGCTAATAAATCAAAGTCAGGCGTATTTACGGGAAGCTATGCTGTTCATCCGCTGAGCAAAAAGAAATTGCCTATTTATATAGCCGATTATGTACTAGCCAACTATGGATCGGGAGCTGTGATGGGAGTTCCCAGTGATGATGAACGTGATCAAGAGTTTGCTCTTCAGTACGCTATCGAAATTATTCAGGTGATCGAACAAGACCGCATGATCAACTCAGATTTTCTTGATGGTCTAACTCCTCAAACTGCCGGAAAAAAAGCTATCGAAGCTTTAGAGGAGGGTGGTTATGGCACAAAGAAAGTGAGCTATAAATTGCGTGACTGGCTGTTTTCGAGACAGCGTTACTGGGGCGAACCATTCCCCATCGCTTATGATTCCAACATGCAGCCTTTTGCTCTGAGGGAAGATGAACTTCCGGTAACACTACCTCAGATTGATGAATACCGTCCTACAGATGACGGGCGACCTCCATTAGCACGTGCAGATGATTCATGGCGCACAATTTCTTTGCCTAATGGAGAAAAAGCACAAAGAGAAGTAAATACTATGCCTCAGTGGGCTGGTTCTTGCTGGTATTATTTGCGCTATATCGATCCGCAAAATGATAGGGCACCTTTTGACAAAGATCTTGAGAATTATTGGATGCCTGTCGATTTATATATTGGCGGCGTTGAACATGCTGTGCTCCATCTTTTATACGCGCGTTTCTGGCACAAAGTATTGTTTGACTGTGGTTTAGTGCACACCAAAGAACCATTTCAAAAATTATTTAACCAAGGGATGATCTTGGCACAAAGCTACCAAGATGAAAACGGAAAATATTATCACCCAAGCGAAGTCGAAGAAAAAAATGGTGCTTTTTATACAAAAGAAAGCGGCCTGTTATTAAAAACCCAAATCGAAAAAATGTCCAAATCTCGTTCTAATGTGGTAAATCCCGATGACGTAATTCAACAATACGGTGCTGATTCTATGCGCCTTTATGAATTGTTCATGGGTCCGTTAGAGCAAGTAAAACCATGGCAGATGAATGGTGTTGAAGGTGTACATCGATTTTTACATAGAGTGTGGAGATTAGCTGTCAACGAAGAGAGCAACGAGTTGAGCTCAGTTTTGCATTTTGGTGAAGAAAGCCCAGAGCTTTTAAGTGAGCTTCATAAAACTATCCAAAAAGTTGAGCAAGATATCGAAGAATTGCGTTTTAATACAGCAATCGCTCAAATGATGACCTTTGTAAATGTTGCAACGGCCAGCGAAAAAATTGCCTGTTCCACTTTAATTCAGTTTTTGCACCTTTTATCGCCCTTTGCCCCACACATATGCGATGAAATATTCAGCAGGCTTGGACAAAAGGGGTTTTTGCTCGCATCCAGTTGGCCTGTCTTTAATAAAGATTTGCTTATCGAGGATGCCATAAAGCTCGTGGCACAGGTTAACGGCAAAGTGCGGAATATTTTGCCAATATCTAAAGGCCTTAGCAAAGAAGAAGTAGAAAAATTAGTTCTTAATGATAGTGAAGTACAGCGATTTATTGATGGAAAAGAAATCGTAAAAATTGTTGTTGTACCTGATCGATTAGTAAATGTGGTTGTTAAATAA